A DNA window from Stenotrophomonas sp. 57 contains the following coding sequences:
- a CDS encoding agmatine deiminase family protein yields the protein MNSRRHFLTQLAGAAGLGGLAALGLAGLPGRVAAAGPSAGTWRMPDEHGPQERVFLAFAAQPRNWGAQADAVNTAVAHLARTIARYQPVSVLCRPAQRKLAQDRCGRDNIEFLEVPLDDIWVRDYGGCFVTDGKGGLGLVDFNFNGWGGKQSARNDGAVAPWLAQVTGATLLESDLVGEGGGIEVDGHGTAILTESCWVNRNRNPGWTRAEIEEELKHHLGLRKVIWLPGIAGEDITDAHVDFYARFVRPGVVIANLDNDPESYDYELTREHLDILRGATDADGRRLQVHTLSPPRDGRDNVHTRDNDDLAMGYINYLPINGAVVAPQFGDDAADRYCCELLEELYPGRDIEQVDIDAIAGGGGGIHCVTKNMPKVG from the coding sequence ATGAACAGCCGTCGTCACTTCCTCACCCAACTGGCTGGCGCCGCTGGTCTTGGTGGCTTGGCCGCCCTCGGCCTGGCAGGGCTGCCGGGTCGCGTCGCTGCGGCCGGACCGAGCGCGGGCACCTGGCGCATGCCGGACGAGCACGGTCCACAGGAGCGCGTCTTCCTGGCCTTTGCCGCGCAACCGCGGAACTGGGGTGCGCAGGCCGACGCGGTGAACACCGCCGTGGCCCACCTGGCCCGCACCATCGCCCGCTACCAGCCGGTCAGCGTGCTGTGCCGCCCGGCGCAGCGGAAGCTGGCGCAGGATCGCTGCGGCCGCGACAACATCGAGTTCCTCGAGGTGCCGCTGGATGACATCTGGGTGCGCGACTACGGCGGTTGTTTCGTCACCGACGGCAAGGGCGGGCTGGGCCTGGTCGACTTCAACTTCAACGGCTGGGGGGGCAAGCAGAGCGCACGCAACGATGGCGCGGTGGCGCCATGGCTGGCGCAGGTGACCGGTGCCACGCTGCTGGAAAGCGATCTGGTGGGCGAGGGCGGCGGCATCGAAGTCGATGGCCATGGCACGGCCATCCTCACCGAAAGCTGCTGGGTGAACCGCAACCGCAATCCCGGCTGGACGCGCGCGGAGATCGAGGAAGAACTGAAGCATCACCTTGGCCTGCGCAAGGTGATCTGGCTGCCCGGTATCGCCGGCGAGGACATCACCGATGCGCACGTGGATTTCTATGCGCGCTTCGTGCGGCCGGGCGTGGTGATCGCCAACCTGGACAACGATCCGGAGTCCTACGACTACGAGCTGACCCGCGAGCACCTGGACATCCTGCGCGGGGCCACCGATGCCGATGGCCGCCGCCTGCAGGTGCACACGCTGTCGCCGCCGCGGGACGGGCGAGACAACGTGCATACCCGCGACAACGATGACCTGGCGATGGGCTACATCAACTACCTGCCGATCAACGGTGCGGTGGTCGCGCCGCAGTTCGGCGACGATGCTGCCGATCGCTATTGCTGCGAACTGCTGGAAGAGCTGTACCCCGGCCGGGACATCGAGCAGGTGGACATCGACGCGATTGCCGGCGGCGGCGGTGGCATCCATTGCGTGACCAAGAACATGCCGAAGGTCGGGTGA
- a CDS encoding SGNH/GDSL hydrolase family protein codes for MRSPVVLARMAAISLGMALTVPAVAAESNAVNPLLLKPVEQLRPDEVRFMQQRLADWPQLRHYREANARLPAAVPGQPRVVFFGDSITEGWGREGGASFFPGKGWLNRGISGQTTAQMLVRFPQDVLALKPQVVVILAGTNDIAGNTGPSTQAMIEDNLHAMVDLARAHGIGVVLASVLPVSEYPWMPGITPAPKVRALNTALKRYAEAKQLVYLDYHAPMANAAGGLDPQLAEDGVHPTPKGYAVMAPLAEAAVKRALDQAGSSATTRRN; via the coding sequence ATGCGTAGTCCTGTTGTGCTTGCCAGAATGGCCGCCATTTCCCTGGGCATGGCCTTGACCGTTCCGGCGGTTGCTGCTGAATCGAACGCAGTCAATCCGCTGCTGCTGAAGCCGGTCGAACAACTGCGTCCCGACGAGGTCCGTTTCATGCAGCAGCGCCTGGCCGACTGGCCGCAGCTGCGCCACTATCGTGAAGCCAACGCGCGGCTGCCTGCGGCGGTACCAGGCCAGCCGCGCGTGGTGTTCTTCGGTGACTCCATCACCGAGGGGTGGGGCAGGGAAGGCGGCGCCTCGTTCTTTCCCGGCAAGGGCTGGCTCAACCGTGGTATCAGTGGCCAGACCACGGCGCAGATGCTGGTGCGTTTCCCGCAGGACGTGCTGGCGCTGAAACCACAGGTGGTGGTGATCCTGGCCGGCACCAACGACATCGCCGGCAATACCGGCCCCTCCACGCAGGCGATGATCGAAGACAACCTGCACGCCATGGTGGACCTGGCACGCGCGCACGGCATCGGTGTAGTGCTGGCTTCGGTGCTGCCGGTGAGCGAGTACCCGTGGATGCCGGGCATCACCCCGGCGCCGAAGGTGCGCGCGTTGAACACGGCGTTGAAGCGCTACGCCGAGGCAAAGCAGCTGGTCTATCTGGACTACCACGCGCCGATGGCCAATGCGGCCGGTGGCCTCGATCCGCAGCTGGCCGAGGACGGCGTGCATCCCACCCCGAAGGGCTATGCGGTGATGGCGCCACTGGCCGAGGCGGCGGTCAAGCGCGCGCTGGATCAGGCAGGCTCGTCAGCAACCACTCGCAGAAACTGA
- a CDS encoding energy transducer TonB: MRQRTARKRVLATTVVLSMVAVAALMASVRPQWRQDVGPPPINLGTAQMQAEVMAELIDLRPTPPGHPPVPPTPIKAVSSPMLTGNSGLATAAVPLEDVEPAHFEPRGWEPDMPFAVMEWTAPTCGEGDPASVCQVRHSVVEWRDEDSAASFQLQQQLESMLQVVNRRAVRVPDLAFELAHVRAQRMTWDELQQRRARGIEGCTGGPGNPDLGVVYLQRPVFSLNGNWAMASVASDLCNGGMSMRLIYLLHRRNGGWERIRVEPVRPMGFGHGLWPALAES; this comes from the coding sequence ATGCGACAGCGCACTGCACGGAAACGCGTCCTGGCCACAACGGTCGTTCTATCGATGGTTGCAGTCGCAGCGCTGATGGCCAGCGTGCGCCCGCAGTGGCGGCAGGATGTCGGCCCGCCGCCGATCAACCTGGGAACTGCACAGATGCAGGCCGAAGTGATGGCAGAGCTCATCGACCTGCGACCGACACCACCAGGACATCCGCCCGTACCACCGACTCCAATCAAGGCAGTCTCCTCCCCGATGCTGACCGGTAATAGTGGGCTCGCGACCGCGGCGGTGCCGCTGGAAGACGTCGAGCCAGCACACTTCGAGCCGCGCGGCTGGGAGCCCGACATGCCATTTGCCGTGATGGAATGGACTGCGCCTACCTGCGGTGAAGGAGATCCTGCTTCGGTCTGCCAGGTTCGTCACAGCGTCGTCGAGTGGCGCGATGAAGACAGTGCGGCGTCCTTTCAACTGCAGCAGCAGTTGGAGTCGATGCTGCAGGTTGTGAACCGCCGGGCTGTACGGGTACCCGACCTCGCGTTTGAGCTTGCACACGTGCGGGCGCAGCGGATGACGTGGGACGAGCTTCAGCAACGGCGGGCGCGCGGTATCGAGGGATGCACGGGTGGCCCGGGCAATCCCGATCTGGGCGTTGTCTATCTGCAGCGTCCTGTGTTCAGCCTGAACGGGAACTGGGCAATGGCATCGGTCGCCTCGGATCTGTGCAATGGAGGAATGTCGATGCGCCTGATCTATCTTCTGCACCGCAGGAATGGCGGATGGGAGCGCATTCGAGTGGAGCCTGTCCGCCCTATGGGCTTTGGACACGGCCTGTGGCCTGCGTTGGCGGAGTCGTGA
- the hutU gene encoding urocanate hydratase gives MTRNDPSRTIAAPTGTTLNAKSWLTEAPLRMLMNNLHPDVAERPQELVVYGGIGRAARDWESFDAIVETLKRLDDDQTLLVQSGKPVGVFRTHADAPRVLIANSNLVPRWANWGHFNELDKKGLAMYGQMTAGSWIYIGAQGIVQGTYETFVEMGRQHFGGDLTGKWLFTGGLGGMGGAQPLAAVMAGASCLAVECRKSSIDMRLRTGYLDTWTDNLDEALRLIDESCKSGTPKSVGLLGNVADVLAELLERGIKPDLLTDQTSAHDPVNGYLPQGWTVEQWDEKRVSAPKDVEKAARASMANHIRAMLGFHALGVPTVDYGNNLRQMALEEGVANAFDFPGFVPAYIRPLFCRGIGPFRWAALSGDPEDIAKTDAKVKELIPDNPHLHRWLDMAAEKIKFQGLPARICWVGLGDRDRLGLAFNEMVANGELKAPVVIGRDHLDSGSVASPNRETEAMADGSDAVSDWPLLNALLNTASGATWVSLHHGGGVGMGFSQHAGMVIVCDGTEAAAKRIARVLWNDPATGVMRHADAGYEIAIECAKEKGLDLPGILG, from the coding sequence ATGACCCGCAACGACCCGTCCCGCACCATCGCCGCGCCGACCGGCACCACGCTGAACGCCAAGAGCTGGCTGACCGAAGCGCCGCTGCGCATGCTGATGAACAACCTGCACCCGGATGTGGCCGAGCGGCCGCAGGAACTGGTGGTGTACGGCGGCATCGGCCGCGCCGCGCGTGACTGGGAGAGCTTCGATGCGATCGTCGAAACGCTCAAGCGCCTGGACGACGACCAGACCCTGCTGGTGCAGTCGGGCAAGCCGGTGGGCGTGTTTCGCACCCATGCCGATGCACCGCGCGTGCTGATCGCCAATTCCAACCTGGTACCGCGCTGGGCCAACTGGGGCCACTTCAACGAGCTGGACAAGAAGGGCCTGGCCATGTACGGCCAGATGACCGCCGGCAGCTGGATCTACATCGGCGCGCAGGGCATCGTGCAGGGCACCTACGAGACCTTCGTGGAGATGGGGCGCCAGCATTTCGGTGGCGACCTGACCGGCAAGTGGCTGTTCACCGGTGGCCTCGGTGGCATGGGCGGCGCACAGCCGCTGGCCGCGGTGATGGCCGGCGCTTCCTGCCTGGCCGTCGAGTGCCGCAAGAGCAGCATCGACATGCGCCTGCGCACCGGCTACCTGGACACCTGGACTGACAACCTGGATGAAGCGCTGCGCCTGATCGACGAGTCGTGCAAGTCCGGCACCCCGAAGTCGGTGGGCCTGCTGGGCAACGTGGCTGACGTGCTGGCCGAGCTGCTGGAACGCGGCATCAAGCCGGACCTGCTGACCGACCAGACCTCGGCGCACGATCCGGTGAACGGCTACCTGCCGCAGGGCTGGACGGTCGAGCAGTGGGACGAGAAGCGCGTTTCCGCACCGAAGGACGTGGAAAAGGCCGCGCGTGCCTCGATGGCCAACCACATCCGCGCCATGCTCGGCTTCCACGCGCTGGGCGTGCCGACCGTGGATTACGGCAACAACCTGCGGCAGATGGCGCTGGAAGAAGGCGTGGCCAATGCCTTCGACTTCCCCGGTTTCGTGCCGGCCTACATCCGCCCGCTGTTCTGCCGTGGCATCGGCCCGTTCCGCTGGGCGGCGCTGAGTGGCGACCCGGAAGACATCGCCAAGACCGATGCCAAGGTGAAGGAGCTGATTCCGGACAACCCGCACCTGCATCGCTGGCTGGACATGGCCGCCGAGAAGATCAAGTTCCAGGGCCTGCCCGCGCGCATCTGCTGGGTGGGTCTGGGCGACCGCGATCGTCTGGGCCTGGCGTTCAACGAGATGGTCGCCAACGGTGAACTGAAGGCGCCGGTGGTGATCGGCCGTGATCACCTGGACAGCGGCAGTGTGGCCTCGCCGAACCGCGAGACTGAAGCGATGGCCGACGGCTCCGATGCAGTCTCCGACTGGCCGTTGCTGAACGCCCTGCTCAACACCGCCAGCGGCGCGACCTGGGTCTCATTGCACCACGGTGGCGGCGTCGGCATGGGCTTCTCGCAGCACGCCGGCATGGTGATCGTCTGCGACGGCACTGAAGCAGCGGCGAAGCGGATTGCGCGCGTGCTGTGGAACGACCCGGCCACCGGCGTGATGCGCCATGCCGATGCGGGCTATGAGATCGCCATTGAATGCGCGAAGGAAAAGGGGCTGGATCTGCCGGGGATTCTCGGCTGA
- a CDS encoding TonB-dependent receptor encodes MSLLSHRPTPSLLFLAVSFSLASTAVAAPQATTLDAVRVTAAADASAQAREALKRVPGASNVIDVAKADSRLSSSADVLALQPGISAQSPGNEGTKVSIRGSGINRGPGAHASGIAVSIDGLPLTGPGGTPYELLEPLWLSRVEVLRGANGFERGALALGGAIDYVSRSGRDSAGIQVHYEAGSRGYQKRGMSWGGVDGDVDYFLAYTDTEFDGYQRHARGDGKGAMANIGWQITPDLQTRFFVRYRETNHETPGRLTRDQIRNDPHAANPANLAIDARRPQPGSTWLGNVTTLQIDEDSSLQAGLVYHTYPMDLNESLYRQQLDYANLNATLDYHHRHHLFGLDSETTVGLRVTHDLDADVHESLRFASNGYAAGTRTRDFRHHGTDSTLHVSNTLTFNDRLRMQTGLALINTRRDVQVTWPSSGGRLRDHDWDYAPRLGFTWQHSAQTQWFGNLSRSVEAPHPWSMIWGSNQYFGPGNGPSTGRQRAPVPMQNQTATTLELGARGDAVLGRWELTGYYAHVNHELLSVELQPVPNLFIAENNASPTVHRGIEAGLDSTLWQATPGRLSLRQAYTFSDFRYRHDARFGSNRLPGLPRHSYQAELRFDHASGLYAALNTEYASRIAVDYANSYWADSHVIFGSRIGYDAPGGRWQAWAEMRNIGNRRYAATVTPGYDDAGKDVARSTPGEGRGVYAGVRWRFD; translated from the coding sequence ATGTCGCTCCTGTCTCACCGCCCTACCCCGTCCCTGCTGTTCCTGGCTGTTTCCTTCAGCCTGGCTTCCACCGCCGTCGCCGCACCGCAGGCCACCACCCTTGATGCCGTACGGGTCACCGCTGCCGCCGATGCCAGTGCCCAGGCGCGCGAGGCGCTGAAGCGCGTTCCCGGTGCCAGCAACGTCATCGACGTCGCCAAGGCCGACAGCCGCCTGTCCAGCAGCGCCGATGTGCTGGCCTTGCAGCCGGGCATCAGCGCGCAGTCGCCGGGCAACGAGGGCACCAAGGTGTCGATCCGCGGTTCGGGCATCAACCGCGGCCCGGGTGCGCATGCGTCTGGTATTGCAGTTTCGATCGACGGGCTGCCACTGACCGGTCCCGGTGGCACGCCCTATGAACTGCTGGAACCGTTGTGGCTGTCGCGCGTGGAAGTCCTGCGCGGCGCCAACGGCTTCGAACGTGGCGCGCTGGCACTTGGCGGCGCCATCGACTACGTCAGCCGCAGCGGCCGTGATTCGGCGGGCATACAAGTGCATTACGAAGCCGGCAGCCGCGGCTACCAGAAGCGCGGTATGAGCTGGGGCGGCGTCGATGGCGATGTCGATTATTTCCTGGCCTACACCGATACCGAATTCGACGGCTACCAGCGCCATGCGCGCGGCGACGGCAAGGGCGCGATGGCCAACATCGGCTGGCAGATCACGCCCGACCTGCAGACGCGCTTCTTCGTGCGCTATCGCGAAACCAACCACGAAACGCCCGGGCGCCTGACCCGCGACCAGATCCGCAACGATCCGCATGCGGCCAATCCAGCCAACCTGGCCATCGATGCGCGCCGCCCGCAACCCGGCAGCACCTGGCTGGGCAACGTCACCACGCTGCAGATTGACGAGGATTCGTCGCTGCAGGCCGGGCTGGTCTATCACACGTACCCGATGGACTTGAACGAAAGCCTGTACCGCCAGCAGCTGGACTACGCCAACCTCAACGCCACGCTGGACTATCACCACCGTCACCACCTGTTCGGGCTGGACAGCGAGACCACGGTCGGCCTCCGCGTCACCCACGATCTGGACGCCGATGTGCATGAGTCGCTGCGCTTTGCCAGCAACGGCTATGCCGCCGGTACGCGCACGCGTGACTTCCGCCACCACGGCACCGACAGCACGCTGCACGTCAGCAACACCCTCACCTTCAATGACCGACTGCGCATGCAGACCGGGTTGGCACTGATCAACACCCGCCGCGACGTACAGGTGACCTGGCCAAGCAGCGGTGGCCGCCTGCGTGACCACGACTGGGATTACGCGCCGCGCCTGGGCTTCACCTGGCAGCACAGTGCGCAGACGCAGTGGTTCGGCAACCTGAGCCGCTCGGTGGAAGCACCGCATCCGTGGTCGATGATCTGGGGTTCCAACCAGTACTTCGGGCCGGGCAATGGCCCGTCCACTGGACGCCAGCGCGCGCCGGTGCCGATGCAGAACCAGACCGCCACCACACTGGAACTGGGCGCGCGCGGTGACGCGGTGCTGGGTCGCTGGGAACTGACCGGCTACTACGCGCACGTCAACCACGAACTGCTGAGCGTCGAACTGCAACCGGTGCCGAACCTGTTCATCGCCGAGAACAACGCCAGCCCCACCGTGCACCGCGGCATCGAAGCGGGACTGGACAGCACGCTGTGGCAGGCCACGCCGGGGCGCCTGTCGTTGCGCCAGGCGTACACCTTCAGCGATTTCCGTTACCGCCACGACGCGCGCTTCGGCAGCAACCGCCTGCCCGGCCTGCCGCGCCACAGCTATCAGGCCGAGCTGCGCTTCGATCACGCCTCCGGCCTGTACGCTGCGCTCAATACCGAATACGCCTCGCGTATCGCAGTGGACTACGCCAACAGCTACTGGGCCGACAGCCATGTGATCTTCGGCAGCCGCATCGGCTACGACGCACCCGGTGGCCGCTGGCAGGCCTGGGCGGAGATGCGCAACATCGGCAACCGCCGCTACGCCGCCACGGTCACGCCGGGCTACGACGATGCCGGCAAGGATGTCGCGCGCTCGACGCCGGGCGAAGGCCGTGGCGTCTATGCAGGCGTGCGCTGGCGCTTTGACTGA
- a CDS encoding thioesterase family protein: MNLWFRLLHLLLCSLFRPKLDAPFGVSRLQFRVLPNDLDSNLHMTNGRYWNIFDLGRLDLILRMGLGRLALREKWAPIVGAGTIQFRRELKPFQRFTLETRLVGWVGSRGIMEQRVLIGAEQKIATRALLVTGIYDRRARQFLGMPKMMEAIGVVAPPSPPLSAAAEALLAADAALKQDDA; this comes from the coding sequence ATGAATCTCTGGTTCCGCCTGCTCCACCTGCTGCTGTGCAGCCTGTTCCGGCCGAAGCTGGATGCCCCATTCGGGGTTTCGCGGCTGCAGTTCCGGGTACTGCCCAACGACCTGGACAGCAACCTGCACATGACCAACGGCCGCTACTGGAACATCTTCGACCTGGGCCGGCTGGACCTGATCCTGCGCATGGGCCTGGGCCGGTTGGCACTGCGCGAGAAGTGGGCTCCGATCGTCGGTGCCGGCACCATCCAGTTCCGTCGCGAGCTGAAGCCGTTCCAGCGCTTCACCCTGGAAACGCGCCTGGTGGGCTGGGTCGGCTCGCGCGGCATCATGGAGCAGCGCGTGCTGATCGGCGCCGAGCAGAAGATCGCCACGCGCGCGCTGCTGGTCACCGGCATCTACGACCGCCGCGCACGCCAGTTCCTGGGCATGCCGAAGATGATGGAAGCCATCGGCGTGGTCGCCCCGCCCTCGCCGCCACTCAGTGCTGCCGCCGAAGCGTTGCTGGCGGCCGATGCCGCGTTGAAGCAGGACGACGCCTGA
- a CDS encoding serine hydrolase domain-containing protein, which translates to MHRALAVALYCFLMATQPVSARSAPDNLSPQLDTQLQANRERYGIAGQAVLVGHNRQVLYQGASGERDPATHAPATVDSIFTAQSMAKLLTSTLVMQLVDQGKVDLDAPASRYVPDLPAAWRTIPVRDFLNHSSGIGEYYDRVDNRWISKGYSGVAPDLAAALKVAAAAPMRFATGNRVQYTQANYLVLTALLEAHYRKPYPAIARERILQPLKMTSTSWGVASVPTQRAAVPYIGKDGQLQPANEDPWPRYGWGHADLQTTVGDMNRFLQALATGKLLRTATLEKLWQPQTLSGGGRNFFSTGWDTTRSDGYTQVGHDGGTRVRARLAYKGTLASGYWVFVYLTSGSARNVWSSTLVESTMAVAASEEFPHAVLSERLIAYALDDDAGAAPALRTWLRDSSGIATDELERAINADGYAIRESLGARRALKVFTLNTELYPQSANVWDSLAECHAALGDAEIAKALYAKAKALAKPSP; encoded by the coding sequence ATGCATCGCGCTCTTGCCGTTGCACTTTACTGCTTCCTGATGGCCACCCAGCCCGTTTCGGCGCGCAGTGCTCCCGATAACCTCTCTCCACAGCTCGACACCCAACTGCAGGCCAACCGCGAGCGCTACGGCATTGCCGGGCAAGCGGTGCTGGTCGGGCACAACCGACAAGTGCTGTACCAGGGCGCCAGCGGCGAGCGTGACCCAGCCACCCACGCGCCGGCCACCGTCGATTCCATTTTCACTGCGCAGTCGATGGCCAAGCTGCTGACCAGCACGCTGGTGATGCAGTTGGTGGATCAAGGCAAGGTGGATCTGGATGCACCGGCCAGCCGTTATGTACCGGACCTGCCGGCCGCCTGGCGGACGATCCCGGTGCGCGACTTCCTCAACCACAGTTCGGGCATCGGCGAGTACTACGACCGGGTCGACAACCGTTGGATCAGCAAGGGCTACAGTGGCGTCGCGCCGGATCTTGCGGCAGCGCTGAAGGTCGCCGCGGCCGCGCCGATGCGGTTCGCCACCGGCAACCGCGTGCAGTACACCCAGGCCAACTACCTGGTGCTGACGGCTCTGCTGGAAGCGCACTATCGCAAGCCCTACCCGGCCATCGCGCGCGAACGCATCCTGCAGCCGCTGAAGATGACCAGCACCTCCTGGGGCGTGGCCAGCGTGCCGACGCAGCGTGCGGCAGTTCCTTACATCGGCAAGGACGGCCAACTGCAGCCCGCCAATGAAGACCCGTGGCCGAGATACGGTTGGGGCCATGCCGACCTGCAGACCACCGTGGGCGACATGAACCGCTTCCTGCAGGCACTGGCGACCGGCAAGCTGCTGCGTACAGCCACGCTGGAAAAGCTCTGGCAGCCACAGACGCTGAGCGGCGGCGGCAGAAATTTCTTCTCCACCGGCTGGGACACCACGCGCAGCGACGGCTACACCCAGGTCGGCCATGATGGCGGTACCCGCGTGCGTGCGCGGCTGGCCTACAAGGGCACGCTGGCCAGCGGCTACTGGGTGTTCGTGTATCTGACCAGCGGCAGTGCGCGCAATGTGTGGTCGAGCACGTTGGTGGAAAGCACGATGGCGGTGGCCGCATCGGAGGAGTTTCCGCATGCGGTGTTGTCCGAACGCTTGATTGCCTATGCGCTGGATGATGATGCAGGCGCTGCACCGGCCCTGCGCACGTGGTTGCGTGACAGCAGCGGCATTGCGACCGATGAACTGGAGCGTGCGATCAATGCCGATGGCTATGCCATCCGCGAGAGCCTGGGTGCACGCAGGGCATTGAAGGTGTTCACGCTCAACACCGAGCTGTATCCGCAATCGGCCAACGTCTGGGACAGCCTGGCCGAGTGCCATGCCGCGCTGGGCGATGCAGAGATTGCCAAAGCGCTGTACGCGAAGGCCAAGGCGCTGGCGAAGCCTTCGCCGTAA
- a CDS encoding TetR/AcrR family transcriptional regulator has product MSPRPSDAPQRVIDAAAQMLARVGLNATSIREVTKLAEAPLGSTYHHFPGGKQELLARAIYMAGDKVEALLVELLKEGAAQGLQQFLAMWRERLLRSDFRAGCPVLAAAVEEPVEAVPSQPRVAAAEVFARWRRHLAAAFIADGHEPEAADGLASLVIASVEGAVAMCRALRDISPFDQVAAQLLKAVARP; this is encoded by the coding sequence GTGAGCCCACGACCCTCTGATGCCCCGCAACGGGTGATTGATGCCGCAGCACAGATGCTGGCGCGGGTGGGCCTCAATGCCACCAGCATCCGTGAGGTGACCAAGCTGGCCGAGGCACCGCTGGGCTCGACCTATCACCATTTCCCGGGCGGCAAGCAGGAACTGCTCGCGCGCGCCATCTACATGGCCGGCGACAAGGTGGAGGCGCTGCTGGTGGAGTTGCTGAAGGAAGGAGCGGCGCAGGGTCTGCAGCAGTTCCTGGCGATGTGGCGCGAGCGCCTGCTGCGTTCCGACTTTCGCGCAGGCTGCCCGGTGCTGGCCGCGGCAGTGGAAGAGCCGGTGGAAGCCGTGCCCAGCCAACCACGTGTTGCCGCTGCCGAAGTGTTCGCGCGCTGGCGGCGGCATCTGGCCGCTGCCTTCATTGCCGACGGCCACGAACCTGAGGCGGCGGATGGACTGGCCAGCCTGGTGATCGCCAGCGTGGAAGGCGCCGTGGCGATGTGCCGCGCACTGCGGGACATCTCCCCGTTCGACCAGGTCGCAGCGCAGTTGCTGAAGGCCGTAGCGCGGCCCTGA
- a CDS encoding LysR family transcriptional regulator — translation MLKHWPPLNALRGFEAAARLGSFHRAAEELHLTQSAISQQIRGLETSLQQPLFFRQGRSVTLTDAGVDLLETTQSLLRQLASGIRRLDQYRKPNQLIVNTSPAFARHWLVPRLAGFHRLHPGADLWLLTSEDAPDMTTQTLDVSVRDDLDSQAQCHHRVLLQDRLFPACHPDLLATPVHERLTLHGEREMDWSQWQVQGGADVGQRREGMNFSEPGQLLDAACQGLGIALVSELLAARACDQGLLHPLDETRVRGPRWSWLVHEDSAADPLVVSFCEWLLTSLPDPARA, via the coding sequence ATGCTCAAGCACTGGCCACCGCTGAACGCCCTGCGGGGTTTCGAGGCTGCCGCACGGCTCGGAAGTTTCCACCGCGCGGCCGAGGAACTGCACCTGACCCAATCGGCCATCAGCCAGCAGATCCGGGGCCTGGAGACATCGCTGCAGCAGCCGCTGTTCTTCCGGCAGGGCCGCAGCGTCACCCTCACTGACGCCGGCGTCGACCTGCTGGAAACCACGCAGTCACTGCTGCGGCAGCTGGCCAGCGGCATCCGCCGGCTCGATCAGTACCGCAAGCCGAATCAACTGATCGTCAACACCAGCCCCGCGTTCGCGCGCCATTGGCTGGTACCGCGCCTGGCCGGGTTCCATCGCCTGCATCCCGGTGCCGACCTGTGGCTGCTGACCAGTGAGGACGCGCCGGACATGACCACGCAGACGCTGGACGTGTCGGTACGCGATGACCTCGATTCGCAGGCGCAGTGCCACCATCGCGTGCTGCTGCAGGATCGCCTCTTTCCGGCCTGCCATCCCGACCTGCTGGCCACGCCCGTGCATGAACGCCTGACCCTGCATGGCGAGCGCGAAATGGACTGGAGCCAGTGGCAGGTACAGGGTGGCGCCGATGTCGGCCAGCGCCGCGAAGGCATGAATTTCTCCGAGCCCGGACAGCTGCTGGATGCTGCCTGCCAAGGGCTGGGCATCGCGCTGGTCAGTGAGCTGCTGGCGGCCCGCGCCTGCGATCAAGGCCTGCTGCATCCGCTGGACGAGACACGCGTGCGCGGCCCGCGCTGGAGCTGGCTGGTGCATGAGGACAGCGCGGCCGATCCGCTGGTGGTCAGTTTCTGCGAGTGGTTGCTGACGAGCCTGCCTGATCCAGCGCGCGCTTGA